The Aphelocoma coerulescens isolate FSJ_1873_10779 chromosome 2, UR_Acoe_1.0, whole genome shotgun sequence genome contains a region encoding:
- the LOC138105321 gene encoding uncharacterized protein: MAGLELLSDAGFRADGRRPDELRKVRARLGVLARADGSAYLEQGNTKVLAAVYGPHEPNPNPNPNPNPNPNPNPNPNPNPNPNPNPNPNPNPNPNPNPNPNPNPNPNPNPNPNPNPNPNPNPNPNPNPNPNPNPNPNPNPNPNPNPNPNPNPNPNPNPNPNPNPNPNPNPNPNPNPNPNPNPNPNPNPNPNPNPNPNPNPNPNPNPNPNPNPNPNPNPNPNPNPNPNPNP; the protein is encoded by the exons ATggcggggctggagctgctgtcgGACGCGGGGTTCCGGGCCGACGGGCGCCGGCCGGACGAGCTGCGCAAGGTGCGGGCCCGGCTCGGGGTGCTGGCGCGGGCCGACGGCTCGGCCTACCTGGAGCAGGGCAACACCAAGGTGCTGGCGGCCGTCTACGGCCCGCACGAG cctaaccctaaccctaaccctaaccctaaccctaaccctaaccctaaccctaaccctaaccctaaccctaaccctaaccctaaccctaaccctaaccctaaccctaaccctaaccctaaccctaaccctaaccctaaccctaaccctaaccctaaccctaaccctaaccctaaccctaaccctaaccctaaccctaaccctaaccctaaccctaaccctaaccctaaccctaaccctaaccctaaccctaaccctaaccctaaccctaaccctaaccctaaccctaaccctaaccctaaccctaaccctaaccctaaccctaaccctaaccctaaccctaaccctaaccctaaccctaaccctaaccctaaccctaaccctaaccctaaccctaaccctaaccctaaccctaaccctaaccctaaccctaaccctaaccctaaccctaaccctaaccctaaccctaaccctaaccctaaccctaaccctaaccctaaccctaaccctaaccctaaccct